A genomic window from Nocardioides sp. BP30 includes:
- a CDS encoding GtrA family protein, with translation MSRVSRIVGEAGRFMAVGAVSTAVAVLLYNWLAYEPYRLWSPLHRHITTAYIVSHAVGMLVSYELSRRWTFKERADRKPGEGFLSYAVINIITMITIPVGCLWFSRHVLDLQSGLADNISGNVVGLLISQVARFYLFRRFVFHRPIHYIEVYDDPSVLPGAAEGSGVGVLTEEPTAPSTGAPERRPGS, from the coding sequence GTGTCAAGGGTGAGCCGCATCGTCGGCGAGGCTGGGCGGTTCATGGCGGTAGGCGCCGTCTCGACCGCCGTCGCCGTGCTGCTCTACAACTGGCTGGCCTACGAGCCCTACCGCCTGTGGTCCCCGTTGCACCGCCACATCACGACCGCCTACATCGTCTCCCACGCCGTCGGGATGCTGGTCTCCTACGAGCTCTCCCGGCGTTGGACGTTCAAGGAGCGCGCCGATCGCAAGCCCGGCGAGGGCTTCCTGTCCTACGCCGTCATCAACATCATCACGATGATCACGATCCCGGTCGGCTGTCTGTGGTTCAGCCGGCACGTGCTCGACCTGCAGAGCGGCCTGGCCGACAACATCTCCGGCAACGTGGTGGGTCTGCTGATCTCCCAGGTGGCGCGGTTCTACCTCTTCCGGCGGTTCGTCTTCCACCGGCCGATCCACTACATCGAGGTCTACGACGACCCGAGCGTCCTGCCCGGTGCGGCGGAGGGCAGCGGGGTCGGCGTGCTCACCGAGGAGCCCACAGCGCCGTCCACTGGTGCCCCAGAGCGGCGACCAGGTTCCTGA
- a CDS encoding Maf family protein: MTTLVLASQSPARLQTLRNAGIEPVVIVSGVDESRLDGLAPRELALGLAELKCRAVAERAEVPHGALVLGCDSVLELDGRPLGKPHTAAVATARWHELRGRSGVLVTGHALLDTATGRLVSRTAETTVHFAEVTDAEIEAYVATGEPLHVAGAFTIDGLGGAFVTGIEGDHHNVVGVSLPLVRNLVAALGHQWTALWAPR, encoded by the coding sequence ATGACCACCCTCGTGCTGGCCTCGCAGTCCCCCGCCCGCCTGCAGACCCTGCGCAACGCCGGGATCGAGCCCGTGGTGATCGTCAGCGGCGTCGACGAGAGCCGGCTCGACGGCCTCGCGCCCCGCGAGCTCGCCCTCGGATTGGCCGAGCTCAAGTGTCGCGCGGTCGCGGAGCGGGCCGAGGTGCCGCACGGCGCGCTGGTGCTGGGCTGCGACAGCGTGCTCGAGCTCGACGGTCGCCCGCTGGGCAAGCCGCACACCGCCGCCGTCGCCACGGCGCGCTGGCACGAGCTGCGCGGCCGCAGCGGCGTACTGGTGACCGGGCACGCCCTGCTCGACACCGCCACCGGTCGCCTGGTCAGCCGCACCGCTGAGACGACGGTGCACTTCGCGGAGGTCACCGACGCCGAGATCGAGGCGTACGTCGCCACGGGCGAGCCGCTGCACGTCGCGGGAGCATTCACGATCGACGGGCTCGGTGGCGCGTTCGTGACAGGCATCGAGGGTGACCACCACAACGTGGTCGGCGTCAGCCTGCCGCTGGTCAGGAACCTGGTCGCCGCTCTGGGGCACCAGTGGACGGCGCTGTGGGCTCCTCGGTGA